A single genomic interval of Staphylococcus hyicus harbors:
- a CDS encoding DUF1798 family protein: MYNDMIAVNQAIQQRFQLAKQGHTFNFETEIKPFVAKVDALVSSFKQQFHIVTSYPYFNSHKFNRFIQLIEEVSVECHYKNTSIKVFNDKIKVITHDLNYLKQMSEQKNV; this comes from the coding sequence ATGTATAATGACATGATTGCTGTCAACCAAGCGATACAACAACGCTTTCAATTAGCCAAACAAGGCCATACTTTTAATTTTGAAACTGAAATAAAACCCTTTGTTGCTAAAGTGGACGCATTGGTGTCATCTTTTAAACAACAATTCCATATAGTGACATCGTATCCTTATTTTAATTCGCACAAATTTAATCGTTTCATCCAATTAATAGAAGAAGTATCAGTTGAATGTCATTACAAAAATACAAGCATTAAAGTTTTCAATGACAAAATCAAAGTAATTACACATGATTTAAATTATTTAAAACAAATGAGTGAACAAAAAAATGTTTAA
- a CDS encoding DUF1273 domain-containing protein gives MFKTMYITGYKSYELNIFNETAQEVHYLKKFITHKLISYIEEGLEWVLIQGQLGIELWAAECVIDLKENYPDIKLGIITPFHHHTEKWNETNQMRYRQIIAQADFVSSIFQRPYEGPHQFQAADQFMLDHTDITILIYDEDQEASPKFFKRKLVDFTEKTNYTCDIVAFDEITSFINDLQWSEEN, from the coding sequence ATGTTTAAAACCATGTATATCACAGGTTATAAGTCCTATGAACTTAATATTTTTAATGAAACAGCACAAGAAGTACACTACTTAAAGAAATTTATAACGCACAAATTAATCAGCTATATAGAAGAGGGGCTTGAATGGGTGTTAATTCAAGGTCAATTGGGTATTGAATTATGGGCGGCAGAATGTGTGATTGACTTAAAAGAAAACTATCCTGATATAAAATTAGGGATTATTACACCATTTCATCATCATACTGAGAAATGGAATGAAACGAATCAAATGCGTTATCGACAAATTATAGCTCAAGCAGATTTTGTAAGTAGTATATTTCAACGCCCTTATGAAGGACCACATCAATTTCAAGCAGCAGATCAATTTATGTTAGACCATACGGATATTACAATTTTAATTTATGACGAAGATCAAGAAGCTAGTCCAAAGTTTTTCAAGCGTAAGTTAGTTGATTTTACAGAAAAAACAAACTATACTTGTGATATTGTGGCGTTTGACGAAATTACAAGCTTTATCAATGATTTACAATGGTCTGAAGAAAATTGA
- the gpsB gene encoding cell division regulator GpsB, with amino-acid sequence MSDVSLKLSAKDIYEKDFEKTMVRGYRPEEVDAFLDDIIADYQKMADLNSEVIKLSEQNNKLKKEIEDLRIRVASGRSHDNKSFANQSANQNSNVDILKRISNLEKAVFGK; translated from the coding sequence ATGTCAGATGTTTCTTTAAAGTTATCTGCAAAAGATATTTATGAGAAAGATTTTGAAAAAACAATGGTACGCGGTTACCGCCCTGAAGAAGTAGATGCTTTTTTAGATGATATCATTGCGGATTATCAAAAAATGGCTGACTTAAATAGTGAAGTCATTAAATTATCCGAGCAAAATAACAAGTTAAAAAAAGAAATTGAAGATTTACGTATTCGAGTGGCTTCCGGTCGCTCACATGATAACAAAAGTTTTGCTAATCAAAGTGCAAATCAAAATAGCAATGTAGACATCCTAAAACGTATCTCTAACCTTGAAAAGGCTGTATTTGGCAAATAA
- a CDS encoding THUMP domain-containing class I SAM-dependent RNA methyltransferase, which produces MYQLLAVCPMGLESIVAKEVQDLGYDTRIENGRIYFEGDESAIVKANLWLRTADRVKLIVGQFHAVTFDELFEKTKALPWETIICENGKFPVQGRSLKSKLFSVPDVQAITKKAIVERMKHAYQIPGWLEESGPNYPIEVNILKDQVLLTIDTSGSGLNRRGYRLKQGEAPIKETLAAALVKLANWTGDTPLIDPFCGSGTIAIEACMIAQNIAPGFNRSFVSEQWDIMPDNLFDTLRAEADEAADYDKKIEIYASDIDPAMIEIAKANAEEVGMGDIIHFSVKDVNTLTISQDGPVGIIGNPPYGERIGERDEVEEMYRYLGTLLHKHDQLSLYIMTSHKDFEYLANRKATKRRKLFNGYIETTYYQYWASKKPAH; this is translated from the coding sequence ATGTACCAATTATTAGCAGTATGCCCTATGGGACTTGAATCCATCGTCGCTAAAGAAGTACAAGATTTAGGATATGACACACGTATCGAAAATGGTCGCATTTATTTCGAGGGAGATGAAAGCGCAATCGTAAAAGCGAACTTATGGTTAAGGACTGCAGATCGTGTCAAACTTATTGTAGGTCAATTTCATGCGGTGACGTTTGATGAATTATTTGAAAAAACAAAAGCCTTGCCTTGGGAAACTATTATTTGTGAAAATGGAAAATTTCCAGTTCAAGGACGCAGTTTGAAATCAAAATTATTTAGTGTACCAGACGTTCAAGCTATAACAAAAAAAGCAATCGTAGAACGTATGAAACATGCGTATCAAATCCCCGGTTGGTTAGAAGAGTCTGGACCAAATTATCCTATAGAAGTTAATATTTTAAAAGATCAAGTACTCCTCACAATTGACACATCAGGTTCAGGGTTAAATCGACGCGGTTACCGATTAAAACAAGGGGAAGCACCTATTAAAGAAACTTTAGCTGCCGCTTTAGTTAAATTAGCCAATTGGACGGGCGATACACCGCTGATTGATCCATTTTGTGGCTCTGGAACGATAGCCATCGAAGCATGTATGATTGCTCAAAATATTGCACCTGGCTTTAACCGTTCTTTTGTATCAGAGCAGTGGGATATCATGCCGGACAATTTATTTGATACTTTACGTGCTGAAGCTGACGAAGCCGCCGATTATGATAAAAAAATTGAGATATACGCTTCAGATATTGACCCCGCAATGATTGAAATTGCTAAAGCAAATGCAGAGGAAGTAGGCATGGGAGATATCATTCATTTTAGTGTGAAAGACGTGAATACTTTAACAATATCACAGGATGGCCCTGTGGGGATTATAGGTAACCCACCATATGGAGAACGGATTGGAGAGCGTGACGAAGTGGAAGAAATGTATCGTTATTTGGGTACGTTACTTCATAAACATGATCAATTGTCGCTTTATATTATGACGAGTCATAAAGATTTTGAGTATTTAGCGAATCGAAAAGCAACGAAACGTCGCAAATTGTTTAATGGCTATATTGAAACAACATATTATCAATATTGGGCATCTAAAAAACCTGCACATTAA
- the rarD gene encoding EamA family transporter RarD, protein MQDSSFKKGIMFSFIAYILWGTLPLYWALITGINAIETLMIRIILSLIFMLILLPIMKQWTTFKNDLHSLIASPKKLIIIIVAGYVVTLNWGTFIYAIEAGYVLQTSLGYYINPLVSILLAMIFFKERFNRLEWGAILIALTGVLYMTIKIGEFPYISLLLAFSFGIYGLLKKLVPLNALSSITIETIVTTPMALIYIVYMALHSHLSIGLNMSTFWLLFSGAVTAVPLLSFSAGAIRIPLSLMGFIQYVGPTLIFILGIFVFNEPFNTDQFITFCFIWSGIFIYILSQIIKIYKRPTPLKYQ, encoded by the coding sequence ATGCAAGATTCAAGTTTTAAAAAGGGGATTATGTTTTCTTTCATCGCGTATATACTCTGGGGTACGCTTCCCCTTTATTGGGCTTTAATAACAGGGATAAATGCGATAGAAACACTTATGATACGGATTATTTTATCTCTCATTTTCATGTTAATATTGCTCCCAATCATGAAACAGTGGACGACATTTAAAAATGATCTTCACAGCCTTATTGCTTCACCTAAAAAATTAATCATCATCATCGTCGCTGGGTATGTCGTAACTTTAAATTGGGGCACATTCATTTATGCCATTGAAGCTGGATATGTTCTACAAACAAGTTTGGGCTATTATATTAATCCATTAGTTAGCATTTTACTGGCGATGATTTTCTTCAAAGAACGATTTAATCGCCTAGAGTGGGGAGCCATTCTTATTGCTTTAACTGGTGTACTCTACATGACCATCAAAATTGGAGAGTTTCCATACATATCCTTATTATTGGCTTTCTCATTTGGAATTTATGGTCTCTTAAAAAAATTAGTGCCTTTAAATGCGTTAAGTAGTATCACAATTGAAACTATTGTAACAACACCAATGGCACTCATATATATTGTCTATATGGCGCTACATAGTCATTTGAGTATTGGTTTAAATATGTCCACATTTTGGTTGCTGTTTTCAGGTGCAGTCACAGCCGTCCCACTTTTATCATTTTCAGCAGGTGCTATACGCATCCCCCTCTCATTAATGGGATTCATTCAATATGTTGGACCAACATTAATTTTTATATTAGGAATTTTTGTATTTAATGAGCCATTTAATACAGATCAATTTATTACATTTTGCTTTATATGGTCTGGAATATTCATCTACATCCTCTCTCAAATCATTAAAATATATAAAAGACCAACACCTTTAAAATACCAATAA